In one window of Arachis ipaensis cultivar K30076 chromosome B06, Araip1.1, whole genome shotgun sequence DNA:
- the LOC107605115 gene encoding pentatricopeptide repeat-containing protein At1g62930, chloroplastic-like, with protein MGRMTLAFSVLAKIFRMDYQPNTVTLTTILKGLCLCGSVEKAVRFHDRLLAHGFHFNQVTYGTLINGLCKTGHTSTAIQVLRNIPRHGIVPNVVMYSAIIDSLCRDTLVSESFHLFSEMLAKGIYPNVITYNSLVFGLCLMGQFKEAIDLLGDMVLKNITPNVYTYSILIDGLCKEGKIKDAKNVLAVMIKHGVKPNVVTYNSLMDGHCLVNEVNKAKFVFNTMVQSRVSLDVQSYSIMINGLCKSKMVDEALNLFEEMCRKYLVPNTVTYTTLIDGLSKSKRISCALELLVEMHDRGQPANVITYNSLLDGMFKNQQLDKALMLFNQMKESGIDPDIYTYNILIDGLYKSGRIKKAKEIFQDLSIKGYRPNVQTYTIVINGLCKEGLLLEALALMAKMEDNGCLPNAVTYETIIRALFENGENDKAEKLLREMISRGLLQA; from the coding sequence ATGGGTCGTATGACGCTTGCTTTCTCTGTATTGGCCAAGATTTTCAGAATGGATTATCAACCTAATACGGTAACATTGACAACAATCCTGAAAGGTCTCTGTCTCTGTGGTAGTGTTGAAAAAGCAGTGCGCTTTCATGACAGACTGCTGGCTCATGGATTTCACTTTAATCAAGTCACTTATGGGACCTTGATCAATGGCCTCTGTAAGACCGGACACACATCAACTGCTATTCAAGTGTTGAGAAACATCCCACGGCATGGGATTGTTCCTAATGTCGTCATGTACAGCGCAATTATTGATAGCTTGTGCAGGGATACACTTGTAAGTGAGTCTTTTCATTTATTCTCTGAAATGCTTGCTAAGGGAATTTATCCTAATGTTATCACATACAATTCTCTCGTTTTTGGATTGTGTCTTATGGGTCAATTTAAGGAAGCCATTGATTTGCTAGGTGATATGGTGCTTAAAAACATTACTCCTAATGTTTATACCTATAGTATTTTGATCGATGGGCTATGCAAGGAAGGAAAGATCAAAGATGCTAAGAATGTGTTGGCTGTGATGATAAAACATGGTGTGAAACCAAATGTGGTTACTTATAACAGCTTAATGGATGGGCATTGTTTGGTTAATGAAGTAAATAAGGCAAAATTTGTATTCAACACAATGGTCCAAAGTAGAGTGTCACTTGATGTTCAAAGTTACAGTATCATGATTAATGGCTTGTGCAAAAGTAAAATGGTTGACGAAGCCTTGAATCTCTTTGAAGAAATGTGTCGTAAGTACTTGGTTCCAAATACGGTAACTTACACCACTCTTATTGATGGCttgagcaaatcaaagagaatctCTTGTGCTTTGGAGCTTCTTGTTGAGATGCATGATAGAGGTCAACCTGCTAATGTAATCACTTACAATTCCTTGTTGGATGGGATGTTTAAAAACCAGCAACTTGACAAGGCACTTATGTTATTCAATCAAATGAAAGAGAGTGGCATTGATCcagatatatatacatacaacatactTATAGATGGCCTGTACAAAAGTGGAAGAATTAAAAAGgcaaaagagatatttcaagatCTTTCCATTAAAGGCTATCGTCCAAATGTGCAGACATACACCATTGTGATCAATGGGCTTTGCAAAGAGGGTCTGCTTCTCGAAGCATTGGCACTCATGGCAAAAATGGAAGACAATGGTTGCTTACCCAATGCTGTGACTTATGAAACAATCATTCGTGCTCTATTTGAAAATGGTGAAAATGATAAAGCGGAGAAACTTCTTCGTGAGATGATATCTAGAGGCCTATTGCAAGCATAA
- the LOC107605114 gene encoding cytochrome b-c1 complex subunit 7-2 isoform X1, producing MASSFIQSFIDPKKNWFAAQHMKAISKRLRRFGLRYDDLYDPYYDLDVKEALNRLPKEVVDARHQRLKRAMDLSMKHEYLPEDLQAMQTPFRGYLQEMLALVKREKAERESLGGLPLYQRTIP from the exons ATGGCGTCTTCGTTCATTCAATCCTTCATTGATCCAAAGAAGAACTGGTTCGCCGCTCAGCACATGAAAGCCATCTCCAAGCGCCTCCGCAGATTCG GTCTGCGGTACGACGATCTGTACGATCCGTATTACGATCTGGATGTGAAGGAGGCACTGAATCGGCTTCCGAAGGAGGTAGTCGACGCGCGCCACCAGCGCCTTAAGCGCGCTATGGACCTTTCCATGAAGCACGAGTACCTCCCTGAAGATCTTcag GCAATGCAAACACCATTCAGGGGATACCTTCAGGAGATGCTTGCCCTT GTGAAGAGGGAGAAAGCGGAGCGTGAATCCTTGGGAGGCTTGCCCCTATATCAACGCACCATTCCTTAA
- the LOC107605114 gene encoding cytochrome b-c1 complex subunit 7-1 isoform X2 produces MASSFIQSFIDPKKNWFAAQHMKAISKRLRRFGLRYDDLYDPYYDLDVKEALNRLPKEVVDARHQRLKRAMDLSMKHEYLPEDLQIASAKC; encoded by the exons ATGGCGTCTTCGTTCATTCAATCCTTCATTGATCCAAAGAAGAACTGGTTCGCCGCTCAGCACATGAAAGCCATCTCCAAGCGCCTCCGCAGATTCG GTCTGCGGTACGACGATCTGTACGATCCGTATTACGATCTGGATGTGAAGGAGGCACTGAATCGGCTTCCGAAGGAGGTAGTCGACGCGCGCCACCAGCGCCTTAAGCGCGCTATGGACCTTTCCATGAAGCACGAGTACCTCCCTGAAGATCTTcag ATTGCCTCAGCGAAATGCTAA